In Chlamydiota bacterium, one genomic interval encodes:
- a CDS encoding ketoacyl-ACP synthase III, whose product MANPEQTGGVETACVRRVGIVGLGAYTPERVLSNADLEKMVDTSDQWIVERTGIRTRRIARNDQAASDLALEAARQALSGARLAPDAVELIIIATVTPDMAFPSTACIVQEHLGAFRAACFDLNAACSGWIYAMDIAWQCVRNGRYANALVIGTEKLSAITDWEDRNTCVLFGDGAGAAVLAPTGAEGPVIHSAYLGADGRFQKLLYLPAGGSRTPASRETVDKRLHYLRMEGKETFKQAVTAMCHAAEIALERAGMTAGEISWVIPHQANMRILKAVAKKLAVPFEKVYVTVDHCGNISAASIPVALEEGMRRGAIRPGDRVLVVAFGGGLTWGGMVLTV is encoded by the coding sequence ATGGCGAATCCCGAACAGACCGGCGGCGTGGAGACGGCGTGCGTGCGCAGGGTCGGCATCGTCGGCCTCGGCGCCTACACCCCCGAGCGGGTGCTTTCCAACGCCGACCTCGAGAAGATGGTCGACACCTCGGACCAGTGGATCGTGGAGCGGACCGGCATCCGAACCCGCCGGATCGCGCGAAACGACCAGGCCGCCTCCGACCTCGCTCTCGAGGCCGCCCGGCAGGCCCTCTCCGGGGCGCGCCTGGCGCCGGATGCCGTCGAGCTCATCATCATCGCCACCGTCACCCCCGACATGGCGTTTCCCTCCACCGCCTGCATCGTCCAGGAACATCTGGGCGCCTTCCGCGCCGCCTGCTTCGACCTGAACGCCGCCTGCAGCGGCTGGATCTACGCGATGGATATCGCCTGGCAATGCGTGCGCAACGGCCGCTACGCCAACGCCCTCGTCATCGGGACGGAGAAACTGTCGGCGATCACCGACTGGGAGGACCGGAACACCTGCGTCCTCTTCGGGGACGGCGCGGGGGCGGCGGTCCTCGCGCCGACCGGGGCGGAGGGGCCGGTCATCCACTCGGCCTACCTCGGCGCGGACGGGCGCTTCCAGAAGCTGCTCTACCTGCCCGCGGGCGGGTCGCGGACCCCCGCCTCGCGCGAGACGGTCGACAAACGTCTCCACTATCTCCGGATGGAGGGGAAGGAGACGTTCAAGCAGGCGGTGACGGCGATGTGCCACGCGGCGGAGATTGCGCTCGAGCGCGCAGGCATGACCGCGGGAGAGATCTCCTGGGTGATCCCGCACCAGGCCAATATGCGGATCCTCAAGGCGGTCGCCAAGAAGCTCGCTGTTCCGTTCGAGAAGGTCTACGTCACGGTTGATCACTGCGGCAACATCTCGGCCGCCTCCATCCCGGTCGCCCTCGAGGAGGGGATGCGCCGCGGCGCGATCCGGCCCGGCGACCGCGTCCTGGTGGTCGCCTTCGGCGGCGGTCTCACCTGGGGCGGGATGGTGCTGACGGTCTGA
- the fabD gene encoding ACP S-malonyltransferase, with translation MASAQRIAFIFPGQGSQEPGMGREIAGAFPEARRVFDEANGLLGFDLARLCFEGPEAELSLTKNSQPAIFTVSIACLKALLAAVPGLPVPIAAAGLSLGEFSAHVAAGSLSFADGLTLVRRRAESMQEACDLVSSAMASIVGLSPETVGEICAAQETRGVIGIANLNCPGQVVISGCVAAVEAAMEEAGRRGAQKVVRLQVSGAFHSRLMKPAEERLREAVAAATISPPRYPVIANATGLPATDPEEIRGALVRQLCAPVLWEKSVRFIIGMKAGLFIELGHGRVLSGLLRRIDRAQRAANVGDLKGLERLRAALAADTGGAT, from the coding sequence ATGGCATCCGCGCAACGGATCGCCTTCATCTTCCCCGGACAGGGGTCCCAGGAGCCGGGGATGGGCCGGGAGATCGCCGGCGCCTTCCCCGAGGCGCGCCGGGTCTTCGACGAGGCGAACGGGCTGCTCGGCTTCGACCTCGCGCGGCTCTGCTTCGAGGGCCCCGAGGCCGAACTCTCCCTGACGAAGAACAGCCAGCCCGCCATCTTCACCGTCAGCATCGCATGCCTCAAGGCCCTCCTCGCCGCCGTGCCGGGGCTTCCCGTCCCGATTGCGGCCGCGGGCCTGAGCCTCGGCGAATTCAGCGCGCACGTCGCCGCCGGATCCCTCTCCTTCGCCGACGGGCTCACACTCGTGCGGCGGCGCGCCGAGTCGATGCAGGAGGCGTGCGACCTGGTTTCGAGCGCGATGGCCTCGATCGTCGGCCTCTCCCCGGAAACGGTCGGGGAGATCTGCGCCGCGCAGGAGACGCGCGGCGTCATCGGCATCGCCAACCTCAACTGTCCCGGGCAGGTCGTGATCTCGGGGTGCGTGGCCGCCGTCGAGGCGGCGATGGAGGAGGCCGGGCGCCGGGGCGCCCAGAAGGTGGTCAGGCTCCAGGTGAGCGGCGCCTTCCATTCGCGCCTGATGAAACCGGCCGAGGAGCGGCTCCGCGAGGCGGTGGCGGCGGCCACGATCTCCCCGCCGCGGTACCCGGTGATCGCCAACGCGACCGGGCTTCCCGCCACGGACCCGGAGGAGATCCGCGGGGCGCTGGTGCGCCAGCTCTGCGCGCCGGTGCTCTGGGAGAAGAGCGTGCGGTTCATCATCGGCATGAAGGCCGGGCTCTTCATCGAGCTTGGGCACGGAAGGGTCCTCAGCGGCCTCCTGCGCCGCATCGACCGGGCGCAGAGGGCGGCGAACGTCGGGGACCTCAAAGGCCTGGAGAGGCTGCGGGCGGCCCTGGCCGCGGATACGGGAGGTGCGACGTGA
- the fabG gene encoding 3-oxoacyl-[acyl-carrier-protein] reductase yields MLEGKAALVTGGAQGIGREIALRFAREGADLALLDRDADALEKTRLDAEALGRRAVALAVDISRSDETQAAVNKIVDSMKRIDILVNNAGITRDTFILRMAEADWDAVIAVNLKGAFNVTRAVARTMLRQRAGRIINIASIIGLIGNAGQANYAASKAGLIGFTKSVAKELASRGITVNAVAPGFIETRMTGVLPDEIKGRMQAMIPLGRFGAPADVAGAALFLASDLASYITGQTIVVDGGMVM; encoded by the coding sequence ATGCTGGAGGGGAAGGCGGCGCTCGTGACCGGAGGGGCCCAGGGGATCGGGAGGGAGATCGCGTTGCGTTTTGCGCGGGAGGGGGCGGATCTCGCCCTGCTCGACCGGGACGCCGATGCGCTCGAGAAGACGCGCCTCGATGCGGAGGCGCTCGGCCGCCGCGCGGTCGCCCTCGCCGTGGACATCTCCCGGTCGGACGAGACGCAGGCGGCGGTGAACAAAATCGTTGACTCGATGAAGCGGATTGATATACTCGTCAACAATGCCGGCATCACGAGGGATACGTTTATCCTGAGGATGGCCGAGGCGGATTGGGACGCCGTCATCGCCGTCAATCTGAAGGGCGCCTTCAACGTGACGCGGGCGGTCGCCCGGACGATGCTGCGGCAGCGCGCCGGCAGGATTATCAATATCGCCTCGATCATCGGGCTGATCGGCAACGCGGGGCAGGCCAACTACGCGGCCTCCAAGGCGGGGCTCATCGGATTCACGAAGTCGGTGGCGAAGGAGCTCGCCTCCAGGGGGATCACCGTCAACGCCGTCGCCCCCGGATTCATAGAGACCCGGATGACCGGCGTCCTCCCGGACGAGATAAAGGGGAGGATGCAGGCGATGATCCCGCTGGGACGGTTCGGGGCCCCGGCCGACGTGGCGGGGGCCGCCCTGTTCCTCGCCTCGGATCTCGCGAGCTACATCACCGGGCAGACCATCGTGGTCGACGGCGGAATGGTCATGTAG
- a CDS encoding acyl carrier protein produces MSDIAQRVKDIVVEQLGVNPDEVTPDASFIDDLGADSLDTVELVMALEEEFDAEIPDEDAENLKTVGEAIKYIEERCQKHE; encoded by the coding sequence ATGTCGGATATCGCGCAAAGGGTCAAGGATATCGTGGTCGAGCAGCTCGGGGTCAACCCCGACGAGGTCACGCCCGACGCGTCGTTCATCGACGATCTCGGGGCCGATTCCCTCGACACGGTGGAGCTCGTGATGGCGCTCGAGGAGGAGTTCGATGCGGAGATCCCCGACGAGGACGCGGAGAATCTGAAGACCGTCGGCGAGGCGATCAAGTACATCGAGGAGCGCTGTCAGAAGCACGAGTAG
- the fabF gene encoding beta-ketoacyl-ACP synthase II — translation MRRVVITGVGAIAPNGNSAPRMWEALCNGRSGIGRVTAFDPSPFPTRFGGEVKGFDPGAWVSPKDARRMDRFVQFAVAAAKMAVADSGIDLETQDRGRVGVIVGSGIGGIKTIEDQHTLMVTKGPQRISPFFIPMLIVNMAPGMIAMQLKVKGPNCCIVSACASAAHSIGEAFLVLRSGAADAMIAGGSEAAVTPLGFAGFCALKALSTRNDAPERASRPFDRDRDGFVMAEGAGIVVLEELDHARKRGARIYAELVGYGASADAYHMTAPAPGGEGAAACIRMALETGRIPPAEVDYINAHGTSTEFNDRCEAQAIKAVFGERARTMPVSSNKSMFGHLLGAAGGVELISTVYTIIHGIIPPTINYENPDPECDLDCVPNTAREQTVTIAISNSFGFGGQNATLAVRKFEA, via the coding sequence GTGAGGCGTGTAGTCATCACCGGCGTGGGCGCGATTGCCCCCAACGGCAACAGCGCTCCCCGGATGTGGGAGGCGCTCTGCAACGGCCGAAGCGGCATCGGCCGCGTCACCGCCTTTGATCCTTCCCCGTTCCCGACCAGGTTCGGGGGGGAGGTCAAGGGGTTCGACCCCGGCGCGTGGGTCAGTCCCAAGGACGCGCGGCGGATGGACCGTTTCGTGCAGTTCGCCGTCGCCGCCGCGAAGATGGCCGTCGCCGACTCCGGGATCGACCTCGAGACGCAGGACCGGGGGAGGGTGGGGGTCATCGTCGGCTCCGGCATCGGGGGCATCAAGACGATCGAGGACCAGCACACCCTGATGGTGACCAAGGGCCCCCAGCGCATCTCCCCGTTCTTCATCCCGATGCTCATCGTCAACATGGCCCCCGGGATGATCGCGATGCAGCTCAAGGTGAAGGGGCCCAACTGCTGCATCGTCTCCGCATGCGCCTCGGCGGCGCATTCCATCGGCGAGGCGTTTCTCGTCCTGCGCTCCGGCGCCGCCGACGCGATGATCGCCGGCGGCAGCGAGGCCGCGGTCACCCCTCTCGGCTTCGCGGGCTTCTGCGCCCTCAAGGCCCTCTCCACGCGCAACGACGCCCCGGAGCGGGCGAGCCGCCCGTTCGACCGGGACCGCGACGGTTTCGTGATGGCGGAGGGGGCCGGGATCGTCGTCCTCGAGGAGCTCGACCACGCGCGGAAGCGCGGCGCGAGGATCTACGCGGAGCTCGTCGGGTACGGGGCGAGCGCCGACGCCTACCATATGACCGCCCCCGCCCCGGGGGGGGAGGGGGCGGCGGCGTGCATCCGGATGGCCCTCGAGACCGGCCGTATCCCCCCCGCCGAGGTCGACTACATCAACGCGCACGGAACATCCACGGAGTTCAACGATCGGTGCGAGGCGCAGGCGATCAAGGCGGTATTCGGGGAGCGCGCCCGCACGATGCCGGTGAGCTCGAACAAGTCGATGTTCGGGCACCTGCTGGGCGCCGCCGGGGGCGTCGAGCTGATCAGCACGGTGTACACGATCATCCACGGCATCATCCCCCCCACCATCAACTACGAGAACCCGGATCCGGAGTGCGACCTCGACTGCGTGCCGAACACGGCGCGGGAGCAGACGGTCACCATCGCGATCTCCAACTCGTTCGGGTTCGGCGGCCAGAACGCGACGCTCGCCGTGCGGAAGTTCGAGGCGTAG
- a CDS encoding acyl-CoA dehydrogenase, translating into MNYFLTEEQQFIKEIAATVAREKILPVRAELDEAQEFPWEIVKVLADSNLFGVYIGEEYGGTGGGVLDLCIAVEELSRVCGGISLCLAATALGTFPLLLFGSEEQKKKYLPAIAAGKRLVAFALTESGAGSDAGAIQATARKDGDSYVLNGTKQWITNGGEAEIYTVVAMTDKSRGSRGASAFIVEKGTPGFDFGKKENKLGIRASATRELVFQDCRIPAGNLLGREGQGFIVAMKTFDASRPGVAAQAVGIAQGALDEAASYARQREQFGKPIISFQGVQFMLADMAIKIEAARSLVYAVARAIDGGEKRISKESAMAKVFASDTAMQVTVDAVQILGGYGYMKEYPVEKMMRDAKITQIYEGTNQIQRTIIASQMVKELAGKKD; encoded by the coding sequence ATGAACTATTTCCTCACCGAGGAGCAGCAGTTCATCAAGGAGATCGCCGCCACCGTCGCCCGGGAGAAGATCCTCCCCGTGCGGGCGGAGCTCGACGAGGCGCAGGAATTCCCCTGGGAGATCGTGAAGGTCCTCGCCGACTCGAACCTGTTCGGCGTCTACATCGGCGAGGAGTACGGGGGGACCGGCGGGGGCGTCCTCGACCTCTGCATCGCGGTGGAGGAGCTCAGCCGGGTCTGCGGCGGCATCTCGCTCTGCCTCGCCGCCACGGCCCTGGGGACCTTCCCGCTCCTCCTCTTCGGGAGCGAGGAGCAGAAGAAGAAGTATCTGCCCGCGATCGCGGCGGGGAAGCGCCTCGTGGCCTTCGCCCTCACCGAGTCGGGCGCCGGCAGCGACGCGGGGGCGATCCAGGCGACCGCCCGCAAGGACGGCGACAGCTACGTCCTCAACGGGACCAAGCAATGGATCACGAACGGCGGCGAGGCGGAGATCTACACCGTCGTGGCGATGACCGACAAGTCCCGCGGTTCGCGCGGCGCGAGCGCCTTCATCGTGGAGAAGGGCACCCCGGGCTTCGACTTCGGGAAGAAGGAGAACAAGCTCGGCATCCGCGCCTCCGCGACGCGCGAGCTCGTCTTCCAGGACTGCCGCATCCCCGCCGGGAACCTGCTGGGCCGGGAGGGGCAGGGATTCATCGTGGCGATGAAGACGTTCGACGCGTCGCGCCCCGGGGTCGCCGCGCAGGCGGTGGGGATCGCGCAGGGGGCGCTCGACGAGGCCGCCTCGTACGCGCGGCAGCGCGAGCAGTTCGGCAAACCGATCATCTCCTTCCAGGGGGTGCAGTTCATGCTCGCCGACATGGCGATCAAGATCGAAGCGGCCCGTTCCCTCGTCTACGCGGTCGCGCGCGCCATCGACGGCGGGGAGAAGCGGATCTCCAAGGAGTCCGCGATGGCGAAGGTCTTCGCCTCCGATACGGCGATGCAGGTCACCGTCGACGCGGTCCAGATCCTCGGCGGCTACGGCTACATGAAGGAGTACCCGGTCGAGAAGATGATGCGCGACGCGAAGATCACCCAGATCTACGAGGGGACGAACCAGATCCAGCGCACGATCATCGCCTCCCAGATGGTCAAGGAGCTGGCGGGGAAGAAGGACTGA
- a CDS encoding electron transfer flavoprotein subunit beta/FixA family protein yields MKIIVCIKQVPDTTSVRMDPETLTLIREGVPSIINPFDAYAIEEGLRLKEKHGGTVTVITMGPPQAASALREAIALGVDEGVHLCDAAFKGSDTLATSYVLAQGIRKLGAFDLILCGKQASDGDTAQVGPGIAVQLDLPQAICVRKIVEVQDGRLTVERSMEEGYDLVETPLPALLTVTKEINEPRLPSLKGKMRAKKAALRTMSAAEMDADPARIGLDGSPTWVEKVFPPPQRGAGRMLQGEPEEQVGQLLDEIEKLKLG; encoded by the coding sequence ATGAAGATCATCGTCTGCATCAAACAGGTGCCCGACACCACCTCGGTGAGGATGGACCCGGAAACCCTGACCCTCATCCGGGAGGGGGTCCCGAGCATCATCAACCCGTTCGACGCGTACGCGATCGAGGAGGGGCTCCGCCTGAAGGAGAAGCACGGCGGCACCGTCACCGTGATCACGATGGGGCCGCCGCAGGCCGCGTCCGCGCTCCGGGAGGCGATCGCGCTCGGCGTCGACGAGGGGGTCCACCTCTGCGACGCCGCCTTCAAGGGCTCCGATACGCTCGCCACCTCCTATGTCCTCGCCCAGGGGATCCGGAAGCTCGGCGCCTTTGACCTGATCCTGTGCGGGAAGCAGGCGAGCGACGGCGACACGGCGCAGGTCGGCCCCGGCATCGCGGTCCAGCTCGATCTGCCGCAGGCGATCTGCGTGCGCAAAATCGTCGAGGTGCAGGACGGGCGGCTGACGGTCGAGAGGTCGATGGAGGAGGGGTACGACCTGGTCGAAACCCCGCTGCCGGCCCTCCTCACCGTGACCAAAGAGATCAACGAGCCCCGCCTCCCCTCGCTGAAGGGGAAGATGCGGGCGAAGAAGGCGGCGCTGCGCACGATGAGCGCCGCGGAGATGGACGCCGATCCCGCCAGGATCGGCCTGGATGGCTCCCCGACGTGGGTGGAGAAGGTCTTCCCGCCTCCCCAGCGGGGCGCCGGCAGGATGCTGCAGGGGGAGCCCGAGGAGCAGGTCGGGCAGCTCCTCGACGAGATCGAGAAGCTGAAGCTCGGCTGA
- a CDS encoding electron transfer flavoprotein subunit alpha has translation MARLEVVEEKCVGCGACLKACPYDALSIESSIVQVNDRCTLCGACVDSCPYDALVLRKDGAVPSAPPGYRGVMVVAEQKRGTVQNVSFELLGAGRRLAEDAGGALTAVLIGHDVAPQARRLIAFGADRVLVAQSKALEGFNDEAYARILARIIREQKPEIVIAGATCIGRALIPRVAVELGTGLTADCTGLQIQEETRHLAQTRPAFGGNIMATILCARHRPQMATVRPKVMKASAPDEGRAGEIVEIPCAEEELSTRARVLKSVEETAGTVNIADADVIVSGGRGMRGAEQFALLSELAKALGAAVGASRSAVDAGWVPYAYQVGQTGKTVQPKLYIACGISGAIQHLVGMQSADTIVAINKDPDAPIFKVATFGIVGDLFEIVPRLTREIQRRRKAGR, from the coding sequence ATGGCGCGGCTCGAGGTGGTGGAGGAGAAGTGCGTCGGGTGCGGCGCGTGCCTGAAGGCGTGTCCGTACGACGCCCTCTCGATCGAGAGCTCCATCGTCCAGGTCAACGACCGTTGCACGCTCTGCGGCGCCTGCGTCGACTCCTGCCCGTACGACGCGCTCGTGCTGCGCAAGGACGGGGCCGTCCCCTCCGCGCCGCCGGGCTACCGCGGCGTGATGGTGGTCGCCGAGCAGAAGCGCGGCACGGTGCAGAACGTCTCGTTCGAGCTGCTCGGCGCCGGGCGACGGCTCGCCGAGGACGCCGGCGGCGCGCTGACGGCGGTCCTCATCGGACACGATGTCGCCCCGCAGGCCCGACGCCTCATCGCCTTCGGCGCCGACCGGGTGCTCGTCGCCCAGTCGAAGGCGCTCGAGGGGTTCAACGACGAGGCCTACGCGAGGATCCTCGCGCGGATCATCCGGGAGCAGAAGCCGGAGATCGTCATCGCCGGCGCCACCTGCATCGGCAGGGCGCTCATCCCCCGCGTCGCCGTGGAGCTCGGCACCGGCCTCACCGCCGACTGCACCGGGCTCCAGATCCAGGAGGAGACGCGGCACCTGGCGCAGACGCGCCCCGCGTTCGGCGGCAACATCATGGCGACGATCCTGTGCGCGCGGCACCGGCCGCAGATGGCGACCGTCCGTCCCAAGGTGATGAAGGCGTCGGCGCCCGACGAGGGCCGCGCGGGGGAGATCGTCGAGATCCCGTGCGCGGAGGAGGAGCTGTCGACGCGCGCGCGGGTCCTCAAGAGCGTGGAGGAGACGGCCGGGACGGTCAACATCGCCGACGCCGACGTCATCGTGTCGGGGGGCAGGGGGATGCGGGGGGCGGAGCAGTTCGCCCTCCTCTCGGAGCTGGCCAAGGCCCTCGGCGCTGCGGTCGGTGCGTCGCGCTCGGCCGTCGACGCCGGCTGGGTGCCCTACGCGTACCAGGTCGGGCAGACGGGGAAGACGGTCCAGCCGAAGCTGTACATCGCGTGCGGGATCTCCGGCGCGATACAGCACCTCGTGGGGATGCAGTCAGCCGACACCATCGTCGCCATCAACAAGGACCCCGACGCGCCCATCTTCAAGGTCGCGACCTTCGGCATCGTCGGCGACCTGTTCGAGATAGTCCCGCGCCTCACCAGAGAGATCCAGCGCCGAAGGAAGGCGGGGCGATGA